Proteins from one Candidatus Cloacimonadota bacterium genomic window:
- a CDS encoding nucleotidyltransferase domain-containing protein — translation MDNEFDKVLARKHVLEYTKKLQELKMDIVSVYLFGSLVKGNFGEWSDIDIAVVSNNLTGDPVDDRLKLMKLRWDIDLRIEPHPFLPEDWEDETNPFVEEIKKTGEKII, via the coding sequence ATGGATAATGAGTTTGATAAAGTACTAGCCCGAAAACATGTTTTGGAATATACAAAAAAGTTGCAGGAACTTAAGATGGATATTGTATCTGTTTATCTCTTTGGCTCATTAGTTAAGGGAAATTTTGGCGAATGGAGTGATATTGATATTGCAGTTGTTTCCAATAATTTAACAGGCGATCCGGTAGATGATAGACTAAAATTGATGAAATTGCGATGGGACATCGACTTGCGTATAGAACCTCACCCTTTCCTCCCGGAAGATTGGGAAGACGAAACCAATCCGTTTGTAGAAGAAATCAAGAAAACCGGTGAAAAAATAATATGA